The following coding sequences are from one Aliarcobacter skirrowii CCUG 10374 window:
- a CDS encoding 2-oxoglutarate synthase subunit alpha: MARELISTGNELAALAAIDSKCEFFGGYPITPSSEVMHVLSSKLPANGGVCMQMEDEISGICTALGAAMSGKRSLTATSGPGISLKAENLGLGYIAEVPLVVINVMRGGPSTGLPTRVSQGDLLQAKNPTHGDVKSITLMPGNLSECYTEVVRAFNLADRFMQPVFVLLDETIGHMAGKAIIPDLQEIEKNRVYRKRFDGDKKDYLPYGVKDDEPAVLNPMFEGYRYHFTGLHHGPTGHPTEDAVVCDALMNRLFKKVENHTDELESNEEYMLDDAEILIIAYGSVSLGAKEAVNRLRKEGIKAGMFRPRTVWPSPEKRLNELVNRFEKVLVAELNMGQYTQEVQRVSGRRDFDTLLKANGRPLSPIEIIEKVKGM; this comes from the coding sequence ATGGCAAGAGAGTTAATATCAACTGGAAATGAGTTAGCAGCACTAGCAGCTATTGATTCAAAGTGTGAATTTTTTGGTGGTTATCCTATTACTCCTTCAAGTGAAGTAATGCATGTTTTATCTTCTAAACTACCTGCAAATGGCGGAGTTTGTATGCAAATGGAAGATGAGATTTCTGGAATTTGTACAGCTCTAGGTGCAGCTATGAGTGGAAAAAGAAGTTTAACTGCAACTTCAGGTCCTGGAATTTCTCTAAAAGCTGAAAATTTAGGACTTGGATATATTGCAGAAGTTCCACTTGTAGTTATAAATGTAATGAGAGGTGGACCTTCGACTGGTCTTCCTACAAGAGTTTCTCAAGGTGACCTTTTACAAGCAAAAAATCCAACTCATGGAGATGTAAAATCTATTACATTAATGCCTGGAAATTTAAGCGAGTGTTACACAGAAGTAGTACGTGCTTTTAATCTAGCAGATAGATTTATGCAACCTGTTTTTGTTTTACTTGATGAGACAATTGGACATATGGCTGGTAAGGCTATAATTCCTGATTTACAAGAAATAGAAAAAAATAGAGTTTATAGAAAAAGATTTGATGGAGATAAAAAAGATTATCTTCCTTATGGTGTAAAAGATGATGAACCAGCTGTTTTAAATCCAATGTTTGAAGGATATAGATATCACTTTACAGGGCTTCATCACGGACCAACAGGTCATCCAACAGAAGATGCTGTTGTTTGTGATGCTTTAATGAATAGACTGTTTAAAAAAGTTGAAAATCATACAGATGAGTTAGAATCAAATGAAGAGTATATGTTAGATGATGCAGAAATTTTAATCATTGCTTATGGTTCTGTTTCACTTGGTGCTAAAGAGGCTGTAAACAGATTAAGAAAAGAGGGAATAAAAGCTGGAATGTTTAGACCAAGAACAGTTTGGCCAAGTCCTGAAAAAAGATTAAATGAACTTGTAAACAGATTTGAAAAAGTATTAGTTGCAGAGCTTAATATGGGACAATATACTCAAGAGGTGCAAAGAGTTAGTGGAAGAAGAGATTTTGATACACTTTTAAAAGCAAATGGAAGACCTCTATCACCTATTGAAATAATAGAAAAAGTAAAAGGAATGTAA
- a CDS encoding M23 family metallopeptidase: protein MEKPKKEYFTITINYERGIHQLRVPQKPLFYTLISLVSIFLISLITTFFLNYSLNKIDKEKINLEYELVETQKVNEELSSLVSQTQSELLEKNEEISEAASYLSKIENLIGLSTTEEESSLKKRVDIAKLDSEQRATILQLVPNGYPIEYKGVTSPYGYRQHPILDKKLFHMGVDLRASMGTPVYATADGVVKKSSYDKFNGNLIVLQHIYGFQTYYSHLNKNVVKSGDFVKKGDLIAYSGNTGRSSGPHLHYEVRFLTKTLDPVTFAKWDIKNYTEIFEKETDISWHSLITAISNLRVQEPTPQLQLSLQELK from the coding sequence ATGGAGAAACCTAAAAAAGAGTATTTTACTATAACCATTAATTATGAAAGAGGTATTCATCAACTAAGAGTGCCACAAAAACCTCTTTTTTATACATTAATTTCATTGGTATCAATATTTTTAATATCTTTAATAACAACTTTTTTTCTAAATTACTCTTTAAACAAAATAGATAAAGAGAAGATTAATTTAGAGTATGAGTTAGTAGAAACACAAAAAGTAAATGAAGAGTTAAGCTCTCTTGTAAGTCAAACTCAATCTGAACTACTTGAAAAAAATGAAGAGATATCAGAAGCTGCTAGTTACTTATCAAAAATAGAGAACTTAATAGGTCTTTCAACTACAGAAGAAGAGAGCTCTTTGAAAAAAAGAGTTGATATAGCAAAACTAGATTCTGAACAAAGAGCAACTATTTTACAACTAGTTCCAAATGGTTATCCAATTGAATATAAAGGGGTTACAAGTCCTTATGGATATAGACAACATCCAATTTTAGATAAAAAATTATTTCATATGGGTGTTGATTTAAGAGCCTCTATGGGAACACCTGTTTATGCAACTGCCGATGGAGTTGTTAAAAAATCATCTTATGATAAATTTAATGGTAATTTAATAGTTCTTCAACATATTTATGGATTTCAAACTTATTACTCACATTTAAACAAGAATGTGGTAAAATCTGGCGACTTTGTTAAAAAAGGGGATTTGATAGCTTACTCTGGAAATACAGGGCGAAGCAGTGGTCCTCATTTACATTATGAGGTTCGTTTTTTAACAAAGACTTTAGATCCTGTAACATTTGCGAAATGGGATATAAAAAACTATACAGAAATTTTTGAAAAGGAAACTGATATATCATGGCATTCTTTAATAACAGCGATAAGCAACTTACGAGTTCAGGAGCCGACTCCTCAACTACAATTATCACTTCAGGAACTAAAATAA
- a CDS encoding YkgJ family cysteine cluster protein, translating to MSNLLKKDGYSFSFNPKACESCGGKCCTGDSGYIWINIVEIERLSKHLNLTIDEFSKKYLFKVGYKYSLKEIELEPKVYSCCFFDNTNKMCSIYEFRPNQCRTFPFWDYFKTNKEELKKECIGILDL from the coding sequence TTGAGTAATTTGCTAAAAAAAGATGGATATAGTTTTTCATTTAATCCAAAAGCTTGTGAGAGTTGTGGTGGAAAGTGTTGCACAGGAGATAGTGGTTATATTTGGATAAATATTGTTGAAATAGAGCGACTTAGTAAACATTTGAATCTTACTATTGATGAGTTTAGTAAAAAGTATTTATTTAAAGTAGGGTATAAATATAGTTTAAAAGAGATAGAATTAGAACCAAAGGTTTATTCTTGTTGTTTTTTTGATAACACTAATAAAATGTGTAGCATATATGAATTTAGACCAAATCAGTGTAGAACATTTCCTTTTTGGGACTATTTTAAAACAAATAAAGAGGAGCTTAAAAAAGAGTGTATAGGTATATTAGATTTATAA
- the lolA gene encoding LolA-like outer membrane lipoprotein chaperone produces MFYRVTLLLLLSTIFLQASIKEFQNLKTLQSKFIQTITSSSNTKIDYKGELFIKNSGKILWSYQEPVRKDVFVNGSEVIINEPDLEQAIITKLDKEIDMLKMLNEAKKIDENIYSSKIDNTEYKIVLKNGKIDKILYKDEIENSVEIKFINTILDGQISDSKFIFNIPLGYDLIRK; encoded by the coding sequence ATGTTTTATAGAGTTACTTTATTGCTATTATTATCAACAATCTTTCTACAAGCATCAATAAAAGAGTTTCAAAACTTAAAAACTCTTCAATCAAAATTCATACAAACTATTACTTCAAGTAGTAATACAAAAATTGATTATAAAGGTGAGTTATTTATAAAAAATAGTGGAAAAATTTTATGGAGCTATCAAGAACCAGTTAGAAAAGATGTATTTGTAAATGGTAGTGAAGTTATAATAAATGAACCTGATTTAGAGCAAGCTATTATTACAAAGCTAGATAAAGAGATAGATATGTTAAAGATGTTAAATGAGGCTAAAAAAATAGATGAAAATATATATAGTTCTAAAATAGATAATACAGAGTATAAAATAGTTTTAAAAAATGGAAAAATAGATAAGATTTTGTATAAAGATGAGATTGAAAACAGTGTTGAAATAAAGTTTATTAATACTATTTTAGATGGTCAAATTTCTGATAGTAAATTTATATTTAACATTCCTTTAGGGTATGATTTAATTAGAAAATAG
- a CDS encoding 4Fe-4S binding protein, translated as MSNFEAPLNTPVWVDESRCKACDRCVSVCPAGVLAMRQEIHSTLGAMATVVNPESCIGCSDCELSCPDFAIFVADKKEFKFSKLTPESKQRQERIIKNNYKLLDEDKKV; from the coding sequence ATGTCAAATTTTGAAGCTCCTTTAAATACCCCTGTTTGGGTTGATGAAAGTAGATGTAAGGCTTGCGATAGATGTGTTTCTGTTTGTCCAGCTGGAGTTCTTGCAATGAGACAAGAGATTCACTCAACACTTGGTGCTATGGCTACTGTTGTAAATCCTGAATCTTGTATTGGTTGTAGCGACTGTGAATTATCTTGTCCTGATTTTGCTATTTTTGTAGCAGATAAAAAAGAGTTTAAATTCTCAAAATTGACTCCAGAATCAAAGCAGAGACAAGAGAGAATTATAAAAAATAATTATAAATTATTAGATGAAGATAAAAAGGTTTAA
- a CDS encoding 2-oxoacid:acceptor oxidoreductase family protein, producing MSQNRTLMRFTGVGGQGVLLAGEIFATAKINNGGYGLKTATYTSQVRGGPTVVDITLQDEEIIYPYANDGEIDFMLSVAQISFNQFKKGVKDGATIVIEPNLVKPSDEDRKRWNIIEIPIITIAKDEVGNVITQSILALAIANYFTNETIPKEVLREAMLSKVPAKLHDMNNKAYDLGYKYAKEADNRSK from the coding sequence ATGTCACAAAATCGAACTTTAATGAGATTTACAGGGGTTGGTGGGCAAGGAGTTTTACTTGCTGGTGAAATTTTTGCAACTGCTAAAATAAATAACGGCGGATATGGATTAAAAACTGCAACTTATACATCACAAGTAAGAGGTGGTCCAACTGTTGTTGATATTACTTTGCAAGATGAAGAGATTATTTATCCATATGCAAATGATGGTGAAATTGATTTTATGCTTTCAGTTGCACAAATATCTTTTAATCAGTTTAAAAAAGGTGTTAAGGATGGTGCAACAATTGTAATTGAACCAAACTTAGTAAAACCAAGTGATGAAGATAGAAAAAGATGGAATATTATTGAAATTCCAATTATTACAATTGCAAAAGATGAAGTTGGAAATGTTATTACTCAATCAATTTTAGCATTAGCAATTGCAAACTATTTTACAAACGAAACAATTCCAAAAGAGGTTTTAAGAGAGGCTATGCTTTCAAAAGTTCCTGCAAAACTACATGATATGAATAATAAAGCTTATGATTTAGGTTATAAATATGCTAAAGAGGCTGATAATAGAAGCAAGTAG
- a CDS encoding tRNA1(Val) (adenine(37)-N6)-methyltransferase, with the protein MLLYQPINGYCYNSDTHFLFNFICKNLEKYKNISGELLDIGSGSGILGLLVAKKFSKLRLNQVEIQEIFQFFSNKNSSTNKIDSNMFCGSFFDIDFPIKFDYLVSNPPFYHSDVIKSENENLKIARYNSSMPLKNFIEKSSKILKPNGKLFFCYDAKQLSQIIIYLNEYRLNIESIQFVYPKKDSDANLVLIFAKKDSKSLLKVLPALIVFKKDSTFKNEIKKIYKNINTHSIKASIE; encoded by the coding sequence TTGTTACTCTATCAACCTATAAATGGTTATTGCTATAATAGTGATACACATTTTTTATTTAACTTCATATGTAAAAATTTAGAAAAATATAAAAATATAAGTGGAGAGCTTTTAGATATTGGAAGTGGAAGTGGAATATTAGGACTACTTGTAGCAAAAAAATTTTCAAAACTTAGACTAAATCAAGTTGAAATTCAAGAGATTTTTCAGTTTTTTTCAAATAAAAATAGCTCTACAAATAAAATTGATTCAAATATGTTTTGTGGATCTTTTTTTGATATTGATTTTCCTATAAAGTTTGATTATTTAGTTTCAAATCCACCATTTTATCACTCAGATGTTATAAAAAGTGAAAATGAAAATCTAAAAATAGCAAGATATAACTCATCAATGCCACTAAAAAATTTTATAGAAAAATCATCAAAAATATTAAAACCAAATGGAAAACTATTTTTTTGTTATGATGCTAAACAGTTATCACAGATTATTATTTATTTAAATGAGTATAGATTAAATATTGAGTCAATACAGTTTGTTTATCCAAAAAAAGATAGTGATGCTAATTTGGTTTTAATATTTGCAAAAAAAGATTCAAAATCACTGCTTAAAGTTTTACCTGCTTTAATAGTTTTTAAAAAAGATTCAACATTTAAAAATGAGATTAAAAAAATATATAAAAATATAAATACTCATAGTATAAAGGCTAGTATTGAGTAA
- the trpC gene encoding indole-3-glycerol phosphate synthase TrpC, protein MILDKINQQTLEDARKREKDISFEELENIIKDGKFPTKDVKKFLKSTKDEPIRIIAEVKKASPSKGVIKDDFNHLTIAKEYNEFGANAISVLTEPHFFLGNLEYLKEIKKVTNIPLLRKDFILTKYQIAEALIYGADFILLIAKSLEQKELNDLYNYARSLDLEVLVEIHDKEDLKKALNSEANIIGINHRNLKTFEMDMNLCDELIPIIPKEKIIVAESGVSNKDVIKRLHGIGADAFLIGEHFMRVSSIKDELVEFKNSLK, encoded by the coding sequence ATGATATTAGATAAAATAAATCAACAAACTTTAGAGGATGCAAGAAAAAGAGAGAAAGATATCTCTTTTGAGGAACTTGAAAATATTATTAAAGATGGTAAGTTTCCTACAAAAGATGTAAAAAAGTTTTTAAAATCAACAAAAGATGAACCTATTAGAATAATTGCTGAAGTTAAAAAAGCAAGTCCAAGCAAAGGTGTTATAAAAGATGATTTCAATCATTTGACTATAGCAAAAGAGTATAATGAATTTGGTGCAAATGCAATATCCGTATTAACAGAACCACACTTTTTCCTAGGTAATTTAGAGTATTTAAAAGAGATAAAAAAAGTTACAAATATTCCACTTTTAAGAAAAGATTTTATTCTTACAAAATATCAAATAGCAGAAGCTTTAATATATGGAGCTGATTTTATTTTATTAATTGCAAAATCTTTAGAACAAAAAGAGTTAAATGATTTGTATAATTATGCAAGAAGTTTAGATTTAGAAGTTTTAGTAGAGATTCATGATAAAGAGGATTTGAAGAAGGCTTTAAATAGTGAAGCTAACATAATTGGAATAAATCATAGAAATTTAAAAACATTTGAGATGGATATGAATTTATGTGATGAGTTAATACCAATTATTCCAAAAGAAAAAATTATAGTTGCAGAATCAGGTGTATCAAACAAAGATGTTATAAAAAGGCTTCATGGTATTGGTGCTGATGCGTTTTTAATAGGTGAGCATTTTATGAGAGTATCTAGTATAAAAGATGAGTTAGTTGAGTTTAAAAACTCTTTAAAATAA
- a CDS encoding 2-oxoglutarate ferredoxin oxidoreductase subunit beta: MAFNYDEYLRTDKMPTLWCWGCGDGVILKALIRAIDKLGWNMDDVCVVSGIGCSGRFSSYINCNTVHTTHGRTLPYATGIKMVNPDKKVIVVGGDGDGLAIGGNHTIHAARRNIDLTYILINNFIYGLTNSQTSPTTPKGMWTATMERGNIDPTFDACKLVEAAGASFVARETMIDPKKLEKSLVKALEHKGFSFVEVFSNCHVNLGRKNKMASATANLEWIDEISIAKTKFEMLEDDQKIGKFPTGVLKQDENAIEYCEAYKKVQEAHKNKTMVEL; this comes from the coding sequence ATGGCTTTTAACTATGATGAATATTTAAGAACAGATAAAATGCCAACGCTTTGGTGTTGGGGATGTGGAGATGGAGTTATATTAAAAGCTTTAATAAGAGCAATTGATAAACTTGGATGGAATATGGATGATGTTTGTGTAGTTTCTGGAATTGGATGTTCTGGAAGATTTAGCTCATACATAAACTGTAATACAGTTCATACAACTCACGGAAGAACTCTTCCTTATGCAACTGGAATTAAAATGGTAAATCCAGATAAAAAAGTAATTGTTGTTGGTGGAGACGGTGATGGTCTTGCAATTGGTGGAAATCATACAATTCATGCAGCTAGAAGAAATATAGATTTAACTTATATTTTAATAAATAACTTTATTTATGGTCTTACAAACTCTCAAACAAGTCCAACTACCCCAAAAGGAATGTGGACAGCAACAATGGAAAGAGGTAATATTGATCCAACTTTTGATGCTTGTAAGTTAGTTGAAGCAGCAGGAGCATCTTTTGTAGCAAGAGAGACAATGATTGATCCTAAAAAATTAGAAAAAAGTTTAGTAAAAGCACTTGAACACAAAGGTTTCTCATTTGTAGAGGTATTTTCAAACTGCCATGTAAATTTAGGAAGAAAAAATAAAATGGCAAGTGCAACTGCAAACTTAGAGTGGATAGATGAAATAAGTATTGCAAAAACTAAATTTGAAATGCTTGAAGATGATCAAAAAATTGGAAAATTCCCAACTGGAGTTTTAAAACAAGATGAGAATGCAATAGAGTATTGTGAAGCTTATAAAAAAGTTCAAGAGGCTCACAAAAATAAAACTATGGTTGAGTTGTAA
- a CDS encoding ABC transporter permease, with product MNKKLINFIVKKYLKFDKKNPFISISAILAFIGVAVGVMVLILSMAIMNGTAKEFENKLFTMNYPLTIYEKTSNAVDKELLQSLQKEFKDLKFSPFISTQAIIQNGDNMSGGVVFGVVPNLEKEINPIYKDALKDLVPNKFDIITGVGISDKLYLFESAKATLYFTDLNPAGFSLMPKMKRFEYISSFSSGLSAYDKAYMYTSIEALQTILQKDENIYDGIHIHSENAFSDIEKLRTFLEDVDVGVVGWWQQNGNFFAAMKMEKRALFIVLMLIILIASLNIISSLLMTVMSRRKEIALLLSMGASSKEIKSIFLKLGITIGFGGIILGIILGFIGYFLLDTFDIVSLPADVYGSAKLPLDLAISDFFSIIIGAMIIVFLSSYYPASRATKIDVIDVLRNE from the coding sequence TTGAATAAAAAACTTATAAATTTTATTGTAAAAAAATATCTAAAATTTGATAAAAAAAATCCATTTATATCAATAAGTGCAATTTTAGCATTTATTGGTGTTGCTGTTGGTGTTATGGTTTTAATTTTATCAATGGCCATTATGAATGGAACTGCAAAAGAGTTTGAAAATAAACTATTTACAATGAACTATCCACTTACAATATATGAAAAAACTTCAAATGCTGTAGATAAAGAGCTTTTACAATCTTTACAAAAAGAGTTTAAAGATTTGAAATTTTCACCATTTATATCAACTCAAGCCATTATTCAAAATGGTGATAATATGAGTGGTGGAGTTGTTTTTGGAGTTGTTCCAAACTTAGAAAAAGAGATAAACCCAATATACAAAGATGCCTTAAAAGATTTGGTTCCAAATAAGTTTGATATTATAACAGGTGTTGGAATAAGCGATAAACTATATCTTTTTGAATCTGCTAAAGCAACTTTATATTTTACAGATTTAAATCCAGCTGGTTTCTCTTTAATGCCAAAAATGAAAAGATTTGAATATATATCATCATTTAGCTCAGGCTTAAGCGCTTATGATAAAGCATATATGTACACATCAATTGAAGCTTTACAAACTATTTTACAAAAAGATGAAAATATTTATGATGGAATTCACATACACTCAGAAAATGCATTTAGTGATATTGAAAAATTAAGAACTTTTTTAGAAGATGTAGATGTTGGAGTTGTAGGTTGGTGGCAACAAAATGGTAACTTTTTTGCAGCTATGAAGATGGAAAAAAGAGCTTTGTTTATTGTTTTAATGCTAATTATTCTAATAGCTTCACTAAATATAATCTCTTCACTTCTTATGACTGTTATGAGTAGAAGAAAAGAGATAGCCCTACTTTTATCAATGGGGGCTAGTTCTAAAGAGATAAAATCAATATTTTTAAAGCTTGGAATTACTATTGGATTTGGTGGAATTATTTTAGGAATTATCTTAGGATTTATAGGTTATTTTTTATTAGATACTTTTGATATTGTATCACTTCCAGCAGATGTTTATGGAAGTGCAAAATTACCTTTAGATTTAGCAATATCTGACTTCTTTTCAATTATAATTGGTGCAATGATTATTGTATTTTTATCATCTTACTATCCAGCTAGTCGTGCTACAAAAATCGATGTTATTGATGTTTTAAGAAATGAGTAG
- a CDS encoding bactofilin family protein: MAFFNNSDKQLTSSGADSSTTIITSGTKITGDIRLSCNLYIDGFFEGNIYSQKEINIGVNGQVKGEINAHRVVVQGLAEGMINATKVDIKPEGKVKGTVESEEFIIEAKGIFEGNSLIKKSDKEENSLKDESKSKNIFDKKDSSVATEATIEKDKK; the protein is encoded by the coding sequence ATGGCATTCTTTAATAACAGCGATAAGCAACTTACGAGTTCAGGAGCCGACTCCTCAACTACAATTATCACTTCAGGAACTAAAATAACGGGTGATATAAGACTATCTTGTAATCTATACATTGATGGTTTTTTTGAAGGAAATATCTACTCTCAAAAAGAGATAAATATTGGTGTAAATGGTCAAGTAAAAGGTGAAATAAATGCTCATAGAGTTGTAGTTCAAGGTTTAGCAGAAGGTATGATTAATGCTACTAAAGTAGATATTAAACCTGAAGGTAAAGTAAAAGGAACTGTAGAGTCTGAAGAGTTCATTATTGAAGCTAAAGGTATTTTTGAAGGTAATAGCCTTATTAAAAAGAGCGATAAAGAAGAAAATAGTTTAAAAGACGAATCAAAGTCTAAGAATATCTTTGATAAAAAAGATTCAAGTGTAGCAACTGAAGCTACTATTGAAAAAGATAAAAAATAG
- the secA gene encoding preprotein translocase subunit SecA encodes MLNVFSKVFGTRNDRVVKKYRKRANEITLLEDKYKKMSDDELKNEFNNLKKLVQNEEKSLDDILNDTFAIVREASHRVLKMRPYDVQLIGAMVLHKGDIAEMKTGEGKTLVGAIAVCLNAMEGKGVHVVTVNDYLAQRDANELKPLYEFLGFSVGAIIDSIKDDFTRKEQYACDITYGTNSSFGFDYLRDNMVYDLNEKVQRGHNFVIVDEVDSILIDEARTPLIISGPTNHKNSNYIKANEIALKLERGTITEPTNPTEKAITTGDFIVDEKNRTVSLTEAGHIRAEELFGVDNLYSIENAMLSHSLDQALKANYLFVKDVDYVVKDDQIIIVDEFTGRLSEGRRFSEGLHQALEAKEKVAIQDESQTLADTTYQNYFRMYKKLSGMTGTAQTEATEFAQIYNLDVVSIPTNVPIKRVDKSDLIYKTEREKFNAVCEKIKYYHEKGQPVLVGTASIEKSEKLHKILSDKKIPHTVLNAKQHEKEGKIIADAGQKGAVTIATNMAGRGVDIKLTPEILELGGLAIIGTERHESRRIDNQLRGRSGRQGDVGESQFYLSLEDNLLRIFGSDKIRTIMERLGIQEGEYIESRMVTRAVENAQKKVESMHFESRKHLLEYDDVANEQRKVIYNFRNDLLKEDYDISSKIEENSYDYVEYLLAESNVFASQSEEDFNYEQIIAKIKEELHLILTVENIKSEDYESLKNRLAQVLKEVYEEKMSVTTQKQRSEIERILYLQILDNAWREHLYSMDTLKTGIGLRGYNQKDPLVEYKKESYNLFVELVSNIKIEIIKILFTIQLQSKEDAKKEQEALEKIKANMEKSNEHTTTNVAQDAVKSSEKKIARNEPCPCGSGLKYKQCCGKSGPKRGLVVGN; translated from the coding sequence ATGCTAAATGTTTTTTCAAAAGTTTTTGGTACAAGAAATGATAGAGTAGTAAAAAAATATAGAAAAAGAGCAAACGAAATTACTCTTTTAGAAGATAAGTACAAAAAAATGAGTGATGATGAGTTAAAAAATGAGTTTAACAATCTAAAAAAACTTGTACAAAATGAGGAAAAATCTTTAGATGATATTTTAAATGATACTTTCGCAATTGTTAGAGAGGCTAGTCATAGAGTTTTAAAAATGAGACCTTATGATGTTCAATTAATTGGTGCTATGGTTTTACATAAAGGTGATATTGCTGAGATGAAAACAGGAGAGGGAAAAACTCTTGTTGGAGCAATTGCTGTTTGTTTAAACGCAATGGAAGGAAAAGGTGTTCATGTTGTAACAGTAAATGATTATCTAGCACAAAGAGATGCTAATGAATTAAAACCTTTATATGAGTTTTTAGGATTTAGTGTTGGAGCTATAATTGATAGCATAAAAGATGATTTTACAAGAAAAGAGCAATACGCTTGTGATATTACTTATGGAACAAATAGCTCTTTTGGATTTGATTATCTAAGAGATAATATGGTTTATGACTTAAATGAAAAAGTTCAAAGAGGTCACAACTTCGTAATTGTAGATGAAGTTGACTCTATATTGATTGATGAGGCTAGAACTCCACTAATTATAAGTGGTCCAACAAATCATAAAAACTCAAACTATATAAAAGCAAATGAGATAGCTTTAAAATTAGAGCGTGGAACTATAACAGAACCTACAAATCCTACAGAAAAAGCTATTACTACAGGTGATTTTATTGTTGATGAAAAAAATAGAACAGTTAGTTTAACTGAAGCTGGTCATATAAGAGCTGAAGAACTTTTTGGAGTTGATAACTTATACTCAATAGAGAACGCAATGCTTTCACACTCACTTGATCAAGCACTAAAAGCAAACTATCTTTTTGTAAAAGATGTTGATTATGTTGTAAAAGATGATCAAATTATTATTGTTGATGAGTTTACAGGAAGACTTAGCGAGGGAAGAAGATTTAGTGAGGGTCTTCATCAAGCACTTGAGGCAAAAGAGAAAGTGGCTATTCAAGATGAGAGTCAAACTTTAGCAGATACAACATACCAAAACTACTTTAGAATGTATAAAAAACTCTCTGGTATGACAGGAACTGCCCAAACAGAAGCAACAGAGTTTGCACAAATTTATAATCTTGATGTTGTATCAATTCCAACTAATGTTCCAATTAAAAGAGTTGATAAAAGTGATTTAATCTATAAAACAGAGAGAGAAAAATTTAATGCTGTTTGCGAAAAAATAAAATATTATCACGAAAAGGGACAACCTGTTCTTGTGGGAACTGCAAGTATTGAAAAGAGTGAAAAACTTCATAAAATTTTATCAGATAAAAAAATTCCTCACACTGTTTTAAATGCAAAACAACATGAAAAAGAGGGAAAAATTATTGCTGATGCTGGTCAAAAAGGTGCTGTAACAATTGCTACTAATATGGCTGGACGAGGAGTTGATATCAAACTTACACCTGAAATTTTAGAACTTGGTGGATTAGCAATTATTGGAACCGAAAGACATGAAAGTAGAAGAATTGACAATCAATTAAGAGGAAGAAGTGGAAGACAAGGAGATGTTGGAGAATCACAATTTTATCTATCTTTAGAGGATAATCTTTTAAGAATATTTGGAAGTGATAAAATTAGAACTATCATGGAGAGACTTGGTATTCAAGAGGGTGAGTATATTGAGTCAAGAATGGTTACAAGAGCTGTTGAAAATGCCCAAAAGAAAGTTGAATCTATGCACTTTGAAAGTAGAAAACATCTTTTAGAGTATGATGATGTTGCAAATGAACAAAGAAAAGTTATATATAACTTTAGAAATGATCTTTTAAAAGAGGATTATGATATATCTTCAAAAATCGAAGAGAATAGTTATGATTATGTAGAGTATCTTCTAGCTGAATCAAATGTTTTTGCATCTCAAAGTGAAGAGGATTTTAACTATGAACAAATTATTGCAAAAATAAAAGAGGAACTTCATTTAATATTAACAGTTGAAAATATTAAAAGTGAAGATTATGAGAGTTTAAAAAATAGATTGGCTCAAGTTTTAAAAGAAGTTTATGAAGAAAAAATGAGTGTTACAACACAAAAACAAAGAAGTGAAATTGAAAGAATACTATATCTTCAAATTTTAGACAATGCTTGGAGAGAGCATCTATACTCTATGGATACTTTAAAAACTGGTATTGGACTAAGAGGTTATAACCAAAAAGATCCATTAGTTGAGTATAAAAAAGAGTCTTACAATCTATTTGTTGAGCTTGTTTCTAATATTAAAATTGAGATTATAAAAATACTATTTACAATTCAACTTCAAAGTAAAGAGGATGCAAAAAAAGAGCAAGAAGCTTTAGAAAAAATCAAAGCTAACATGGAAAAATCAAATGAACACACAACTACAAATGTTGCTCAAGATGCTGTAAAAAGTAGTGAGAAAAAAATTGCAAGAAATGAACCTTGTCCTTGTGGAAGTGGTTTAAAATATAAACAGTGTTGTGGGAAAAGTGGACCTAAAAGAGGTTTGGTAGTAGGAAACTAG